A part of Brassica rapa cultivar Chiifu-401-42 chromosome A05, CAAS_Brap_v3.01, whole genome shotgun sequence genomic DNA contains:
- the LOC103867278 gene encoding DNA glycosylase/AP lyase ROS1 isoform X2, translating into MDKQQAREETTWVPQTPIKPITPIYPDQIQTEERRFAGNKDKSGLDHLSFGDLLALANNASSVFLSRQNGIDKEHVIKTPEKPKRKKHRPKVVREAKPKRDIKPKTPKKPAAAVEGEESKTPKRKYVRKKKEAGEDQEEYTPVEESSGAAAEDGEASDHDGKKPCRRALEFDDQSLKPQNGEAQHRDETKQDQDLQESHMAAVPSTPKRKRSSQSRRMGKEMKNNEAQATKRRQGKEPTRSNIYFSGQQYEQVFADNEAQWLFSTEWLQKGMRSRSTTGQQLVTQENVAAFDSDCRVLTFQGRQSFESNAHLDKIETPTKKRTTGHARFRCLSSTNKASEQSQVGWYSRQTQVASSRKKRTTKSQTKQLTLLPNHCHFPPSFAGLAPEAIWQQRHSIEAISELMRLLDINREYSETALVPYGMNSSYSVGNQIVIFNGGAGAIVPSTRVKKPRRERAKVHIDNETDRVWKLLMESIDSEGVDGSDEKKAKWWEEERNVFRGRADSFIARMHLVQGDRRFTPWKGSVVDSVVGVFLTQNVSDHLSSSAFMSLAAEYPVPFVPSSDFEVGESSMPSIRITYLDSDEPISNPPVPSETSAALDNTQPDEEKEYVNSKDTSRSSSEIASSGNESTVKTTDSKAQVDSDRTGSSVEVSKTVLIVQELFPSEDSVLTCQNSLVSETPKMTERAGSSSEINSEAENCTHFVKLLESQGSAQLQEKESDVITADTVLVEEASQKTQCSSSPGSLQISPNTSPGDCSSEVKDFKSLKGKGKYSDDEPCCFFGDFLSVQKPEIPDSSSSVPSTKIVIETPIPDINESTNCLDVQEGTEKQQPGPDSSSKKISPMDKATFNADGKKILKEVDEEFDWDSLRREAEGREGKREKTARSLDSVDWEAIRTADVNEVAETIKSRGMNHKLAERIQGFLNRLLTDHGSLDLEWLRDVPPDKAKEYLLSFNGLGLKSVECVRLLTLHHLAFPVDTNVGRIAVRLGWVPLQPLPESLQLHLLEMYPVLESIQKYLWPRLCKFDQKTLYELHYQMITFGKVFCTKSKPNCNACPMRGECRHFASAFASARFALPGPEKGMERPDVPLQSLPEPLRRQQGLEVVNHSEAANRVTSCEPIIEVPASPEPECAEVSMADIEDAFFEDPEEIPTIRLNMDAFTNNLKKIFEHSKELQDGNMSGALVALTAEAASLPMPKLKNISQLRTEHQVYELKDDHPLLAQFEKRETDDPCSYLLAIWTPGETVDSIQPTRSKCIWQEAGKMCNEKTCFSCNNIRETQSQTVRGTILVPCRTAMRGSFPLNGTYFQVNEVFADHESSLTPIDVPRDWLWDLARRTVYFGTSIPSIFKGLSTETIQQCFWRGYVCVRGFDRQTRAPRPLIARLHFPKSKMKSQVNPDDA; encoded by the exons ATGGATAAACAACAAGCGAGAGAAGAAACTACATGGGTTCCTCAGACACCCATCAAGCCAATTACTCCGATCTACCCAGATCAGATTCAGACAGAGGAAAG GAGATTCGCTGGGAACAAAGACAAGAGTGGTCTTGACCATTTGTCTTTTGGAGATTTGCTGGCTCTAGCCAACAATGCTTCCTCAGTGTTTTTATCTCGTCAGAATGGGATTGATAaag AACATGTCATCAAGACTCCTGAGAAGCCAAAGAGGAAGAAGCATAGGCCAAAGGTTGTCAGAGAAGCGAAACCAAAGAGAGATATTAAACCGAAAACTCCGAAGAAGCCTGCTGCTGCTGTTGAGGGTGAAGAAAGCAAAACACCTAAGAGGAAATACGTGAGGAAGAAAAAAGAAGCTGGTGAGGATCAAGAAGAATACACGCCGGTTGAAGAATCATCAGGAGCAGCAGCAGAAGATGGAGAAGCTTCAGATCATGATGGCAAGAAGCCTTGTAGAAGAGCCTTGGAGTTTGACGATCAGAGTCTCAAACCTCAAAACGGAGAAGCACAGCACAGAGATGAGACAAAGCAGGATCAAGACTTGCAAGAGAGTCACATGGCAGCAGTGCCAAGCACGCCTAAGAGAAAGCGCAGCAGCCAAAGTAGAAGAATGGGAAAGGAAATGAAGAATAATGAGGCACAAGCCACAAAGAGGAGACAAGGCAAAGAACCAACTAGAAGTAACATATATTTTTCAGGGCAACAATACGAGCAGGTGTTTGCGGACAATGAAGCACAATGGTTGTTTTCTACAGAATGGCTTCAGAAAGGGATGAGATCTCGTTCCACAACTGGACAACAACTTGTTACACAAGAGAATGTTGCTGCCTTTGACTCAGACTGTAGAGTCCTAACCTTTCAGGGTAGGCAGAGTTTTGAGTCTAATGCTCACTTGGATAAGATAGAAACTCCAACAAAGAAGAGAACTACAGGCCACGCTCGGTTCCGGTGTTTGTCTTCCACAAATAAAGCTTCTGAGCAGTCACAAGTAGGATGGTATAGCAGACAGACGCAAGTGGCCTCAAGCAGAAAGAAACGAACCACTAAGTCTCAGACCAAACAGCTCACACTTCTCCCTAATCACTGCCACTTTCCACCTTCATTTGCTG GACTAGCTCCAGAAGCTATTTGGCAGCAACGCCACTCTATTGAAGCAATCAGCGAGCTAATGCGTCTACTAGACATCAACAGAGAATACTCAGAAACTGCTCTTGTTCCTTATGGAATGAACAGCAGTTACAGCGTAGGAAACCAGATTGTGATCTTCAACGGTGGCGCTGGAGCAATTGTGCCTTCGACTCGCGTTAAGAAGCCGCGGCGCGAGCGAGCAAAGGTTCATATAGATAATGAGACGGATAGAGTCTGGAAGCTTTTGATGGAGAGTATTGATAGCGAAGGTGTTGACGGATCAGACGAGAAGAAGGCCAAATGGTGGGAGGAAGAACGTAATGTCTTTAGAGGAAGAGCTGACTCATTCATAGCACGAATGCATCTTGTTCAAG GTGATAGACGTTTTACACCATGGAAAGGATCAGTTGTTGATTCTGTGGTTGGAGTGTTTCTCACTCAAAACGTTTCTGATCATCTCTCAAG CTCTGCGTTTATGTCACTAGCTGCGGAGTATCCAGTACCTTTTGTACCCAGCAGTGACTTTGAAGTAGGAGAAAGCTCCATGCCTTCTATCAGGATTACCTACTTGGACTCGGATGAACCGATCTCAAACCCACCAGTTCCCAGTGAGACTTCTGCTGCTTTAGACAACACACAGCCTGATGAGGAGAAGGAGTATGTAAACAGCAAGGACACCTCAAGGAGCAGTAGTGAGATCGCCAGCTCAGGGAATGAGTCAACTGTCAAAACTACAGATTCAAAGGCGCAGGTGGATTCAGACAGAACTGGCTCAAGCGTGGAAGTTAGCAAGACAGTTCTTATTGTCCAAGAGCTGTTTCCATCTGAAGATTCCGTACTCACATGTCAGAACTCGTTGGTTTCTGAAACTCCTAAGATGACAGAGAGAGCAGGATCAAGCTCTGAGATCAACTCAGAAGCAGAGAATTGTACACACTTTGTGAAGCTCCTAGAGTCTCAGGGGTCTGCTCAGCTTCAAGAGAAAGAAAGTGACGTCATCACAGCTGATACTGTCTTAGTAGAAGAGGCCAGTCAAAAGACTCAGTGTTCAAGCAGTCCTGGAAGTTTACAAATATCCCCAAACACGTCTCCTGGTGATTGTAGCTCAGAGGTTAAGGACTTCAAGTCATTGAAAGGGAAAGGAAAGTATTCTGATGATGAACCATGTTGTTTCTTTGGGGATTTCTTGAGTGTTCAGAAACCAGAGATACCTGACAGCTCCAGCAGCGTTCCTTCAACAAAGATCGTGATAGAAACTCCAATTCCAGATATTAACGAAAGCACAAACTGTCTTGATGTCCAAGAAGGCACAGAAAAACAACAACCAGGACCTGACTCATCATCCAAAAAGATCAGTCCTATGGATAAGGCTACTTTCAATGCGGATGGGAAAAAGATTTTGAAGGAGGTAGACGAGGAGTTTGATTGGGACAGTTTAAGAAGAGAAGCGGAAGGCAGAGAAGGCAAAAGAGAGAAAACAGCAAGGTCATTGGACTCTGTTGACTGGGAAGCCATAAGAACTGCTGATGTCAATGAAGTTGCTGAAACCATTAAGAGCCGTGGGATGAACCATAAACTTGCTGAACGTATACAG GGCTTCCTTAACCGACTGCTAACAGACCATGGGAGTCTTGATCTGGAATGGTTGAGAGATGTTCCACCTGACAAAGCAAA AGAGTATCTTCTGAGCTTCAATGGACTGGGACTAAAAAGCGTGGAGTGTGTTAGGCTGCTAACGCTGCACCATCTTGCCTTTCCA GTTGATACCAATGTTGGGCGCATAGCGGTTAGACTCGGATGGGTACCCCTTCAACCGCTACCAGAGTCTCTTCAACTGCATCTTCTAGAAAT GTATCCCGTGCTTGAGTCTATACAGAAGTATCTTTGGCCACGCTTGTGCAAATTCGACCAAAAAACATT GTATGAATTGCATTACCAAATGATTACTTTCGGAAAG GTGTTCTGTACGAAAAGCAAACCCAACTGCAATGCTTGTCCTATGAGAGGGGAATGTAGACACTTTGCTAGTGCCTTTGCAAG TGCGAGGTTTGCATTACCTGGTCCAGAGAAAGGAATGGAGAGACCTGATGTTCCTCTACAGAGCCTACCAGAGCCATTGCGGAGACAGCAAGGGTTAGAAGTAGTCAACCACTCAGAAGCAGCAAATAGAGTCACAAGCTGTGAACCGATAATTGAAGTGCCAGCATCACCAGAGCCAGAGTGCGCAGAAGTTTCAATGGCTGATATAGAGGACGCTTTCTTTGAGGATCCTGAAGAGATTCCAACAATAAGGCTGAACATGGATGCATTCACAAACAACCTGAAGAAAATTTTTGAGCACAGCAAGGAACTGCAAGATGGAAACATGTCTGGGGCTCTGGTTGCACTTACCGCTGAGGCTGCGTCTCTTCCAATGCCTAAGCTCAAGAACATTAGCCAGCTGAGGACTGAACACCAAGT CTATGAACTTAAAGACGACCATCCTCTTCTAGCTCAG TTTGAGAAGCGAGAAACTGATGATCCATGTTCGTACTTGCTTGCTATATGGACACCAG GTGAGACGGTTGATTCCATTCAACCAACTAGAAGCAAATGCATTTGGCAAGAAGCAGGCAAAATGTGTAATGAGAAAACTTGTTTCTCGTGCAACAACATAAGGGAGACGCAATCACAAACCGTTAGAGGAACCATCTTG GTACCTTGTAGAACAGCGATGAGAGGTAGCTTCCCACTCAACGGTACATACTTCCAAGTCAACGAG GTGTTTGCGGATCACGAGTCTAGTCTAACGCCAATTGATGTTCCAAGAGACTGGTTATGGGACCTAGCTAGAAGAACTGTCTACTTTGGCACATCTATCCCATCAATCTTTAAAG gtttatcTACTGAAACAATTCAACAATGTTTCTGGAGAG GGTATGTATGTGTGAGAGGATTTGATAGGCAGACAAGAGCACCAAGGCCTTTGATCGCGAGACTGCACTTCCCTAAAAGCAAAATGAAGTCACAGGTTAATCCGGATGATGCATAG
- the LOC103867278 gene encoding DNA glycosylase/AP lyase ROS1 isoform X1: MDKQQAREETTWVPQTPIKPITPIYPDQIQTEERRFAGNKDKSGLDHLSFGDLLALANNASSVFLSRQNGIDKEHVIKTPEKPKRKKHRPKVVREAKPKRDIKPKTPKKPAAAVEGEESKTPKRKYVRKKKEAGEDQEEYTPVEESSGAAAEDGEASDHDGKKPCRRALEFDDQSLKPQNGEAQHRDETKQDQDLQESHMAAVPSTPKRKRSSQSRRMGKEMKNNEAQATKRRQGKEPTRSNIYFSGQQYEQVFADNEAQWLFSTEWLQKGMRSRSTTGQQLVTQENVAAFDSDCRVLTFQGRQSFESNAHLDKIETPTKKRTTGHARFRCLSSTNKASEQSQVGWYSRQTQVASSRKKRTTKSQTKQLTLLPNHCHFPPSFAAGLAPEAIWQQRHSIEAISELMRLLDINREYSETALVPYGMNSSYSVGNQIVIFNGGAGAIVPSTRVKKPRRERAKVHIDNETDRVWKLLMESIDSEGVDGSDEKKAKWWEEERNVFRGRADSFIARMHLVQGDRRFTPWKGSVVDSVVGVFLTQNVSDHLSSSAFMSLAAEYPVPFVPSSDFEVGESSMPSIRITYLDSDEPISNPPVPSETSAALDNTQPDEEKEYVNSKDTSRSSSEIASSGNESTVKTTDSKAQVDSDRTGSSVEVSKTVLIVQELFPSEDSVLTCQNSLVSETPKMTERAGSSSEINSEAENCTHFVKLLESQGSAQLQEKESDVITADTVLVEEASQKTQCSSSPGSLQISPNTSPGDCSSEVKDFKSLKGKGKYSDDEPCCFFGDFLSVQKPEIPDSSSSVPSTKIVIETPIPDINESTNCLDVQEGTEKQQPGPDSSSKKISPMDKATFNADGKKILKEVDEEFDWDSLRREAEGREGKREKTARSLDSVDWEAIRTADVNEVAETIKSRGMNHKLAERIQGFLNRLLTDHGSLDLEWLRDVPPDKAKEYLLSFNGLGLKSVECVRLLTLHHLAFPVDTNVGRIAVRLGWVPLQPLPESLQLHLLEMYPVLESIQKYLWPRLCKFDQKTLYELHYQMITFGKVFCTKSKPNCNACPMRGECRHFASAFASARFALPGPEKGMERPDVPLQSLPEPLRRQQGLEVVNHSEAANRVTSCEPIIEVPASPEPECAEVSMADIEDAFFEDPEEIPTIRLNMDAFTNNLKKIFEHSKELQDGNMSGALVALTAEAASLPMPKLKNISQLRTEHQVYELKDDHPLLAQFEKRETDDPCSYLLAIWTPGETVDSIQPTRSKCIWQEAGKMCNEKTCFSCNNIRETQSQTVRGTILVPCRTAMRGSFPLNGTYFQVNEVFADHESSLTPIDVPRDWLWDLARRTVYFGTSIPSIFKGLSTETIQQCFWRGYVCVRGFDRQTRAPRPLIARLHFPKSKMKSQVNPDDA, translated from the exons ATGGATAAACAACAAGCGAGAGAAGAAACTACATGGGTTCCTCAGACACCCATCAAGCCAATTACTCCGATCTACCCAGATCAGATTCAGACAGAGGAAAG GAGATTCGCTGGGAACAAAGACAAGAGTGGTCTTGACCATTTGTCTTTTGGAGATTTGCTGGCTCTAGCCAACAATGCTTCCTCAGTGTTTTTATCTCGTCAGAATGGGATTGATAaag AACATGTCATCAAGACTCCTGAGAAGCCAAAGAGGAAGAAGCATAGGCCAAAGGTTGTCAGAGAAGCGAAACCAAAGAGAGATATTAAACCGAAAACTCCGAAGAAGCCTGCTGCTGCTGTTGAGGGTGAAGAAAGCAAAACACCTAAGAGGAAATACGTGAGGAAGAAAAAAGAAGCTGGTGAGGATCAAGAAGAATACACGCCGGTTGAAGAATCATCAGGAGCAGCAGCAGAAGATGGAGAAGCTTCAGATCATGATGGCAAGAAGCCTTGTAGAAGAGCCTTGGAGTTTGACGATCAGAGTCTCAAACCTCAAAACGGAGAAGCACAGCACAGAGATGAGACAAAGCAGGATCAAGACTTGCAAGAGAGTCACATGGCAGCAGTGCCAAGCACGCCTAAGAGAAAGCGCAGCAGCCAAAGTAGAAGAATGGGAAAGGAAATGAAGAATAATGAGGCACAAGCCACAAAGAGGAGACAAGGCAAAGAACCAACTAGAAGTAACATATATTTTTCAGGGCAACAATACGAGCAGGTGTTTGCGGACAATGAAGCACAATGGTTGTTTTCTACAGAATGGCTTCAGAAAGGGATGAGATCTCGTTCCACAACTGGACAACAACTTGTTACACAAGAGAATGTTGCTGCCTTTGACTCAGACTGTAGAGTCCTAACCTTTCAGGGTAGGCAGAGTTTTGAGTCTAATGCTCACTTGGATAAGATAGAAACTCCAACAAAGAAGAGAACTACAGGCCACGCTCGGTTCCGGTGTTTGTCTTCCACAAATAAAGCTTCTGAGCAGTCACAAGTAGGATGGTATAGCAGACAGACGCAAGTGGCCTCAAGCAGAAAGAAACGAACCACTAAGTCTCAGACCAAACAGCTCACACTTCTCCCTAATCACTGCCACTTTCCACCTTCATTTGCTG CAGGACTAGCTCCAGAAGCTATTTGGCAGCAACGCCACTCTATTGAAGCAATCAGCGAGCTAATGCGTCTACTAGACATCAACAGAGAATACTCAGAAACTGCTCTTGTTCCTTATGGAATGAACAGCAGTTACAGCGTAGGAAACCAGATTGTGATCTTCAACGGTGGCGCTGGAGCAATTGTGCCTTCGACTCGCGTTAAGAAGCCGCGGCGCGAGCGAGCAAAGGTTCATATAGATAATGAGACGGATAGAGTCTGGAAGCTTTTGATGGAGAGTATTGATAGCGAAGGTGTTGACGGATCAGACGAGAAGAAGGCCAAATGGTGGGAGGAAGAACGTAATGTCTTTAGAGGAAGAGCTGACTCATTCATAGCACGAATGCATCTTGTTCAAG GTGATAGACGTTTTACACCATGGAAAGGATCAGTTGTTGATTCTGTGGTTGGAGTGTTTCTCACTCAAAACGTTTCTGATCATCTCTCAAG CTCTGCGTTTATGTCACTAGCTGCGGAGTATCCAGTACCTTTTGTACCCAGCAGTGACTTTGAAGTAGGAGAAAGCTCCATGCCTTCTATCAGGATTACCTACTTGGACTCGGATGAACCGATCTCAAACCCACCAGTTCCCAGTGAGACTTCTGCTGCTTTAGACAACACACAGCCTGATGAGGAGAAGGAGTATGTAAACAGCAAGGACACCTCAAGGAGCAGTAGTGAGATCGCCAGCTCAGGGAATGAGTCAACTGTCAAAACTACAGATTCAAAGGCGCAGGTGGATTCAGACAGAACTGGCTCAAGCGTGGAAGTTAGCAAGACAGTTCTTATTGTCCAAGAGCTGTTTCCATCTGAAGATTCCGTACTCACATGTCAGAACTCGTTGGTTTCTGAAACTCCTAAGATGACAGAGAGAGCAGGATCAAGCTCTGAGATCAACTCAGAAGCAGAGAATTGTACACACTTTGTGAAGCTCCTAGAGTCTCAGGGGTCTGCTCAGCTTCAAGAGAAAGAAAGTGACGTCATCACAGCTGATACTGTCTTAGTAGAAGAGGCCAGTCAAAAGACTCAGTGTTCAAGCAGTCCTGGAAGTTTACAAATATCCCCAAACACGTCTCCTGGTGATTGTAGCTCAGAGGTTAAGGACTTCAAGTCATTGAAAGGGAAAGGAAAGTATTCTGATGATGAACCATGTTGTTTCTTTGGGGATTTCTTGAGTGTTCAGAAACCAGAGATACCTGACAGCTCCAGCAGCGTTCCTTCAACAAAGATCGTGATAGAAACTCCAATTCCAGATATTAACGAAAGCACAAACTGTCTTGATGTCCAAGAAGGCACAGAAAAACAACAACCAGGACCTGACTCATCATCCAAAAAGATCAGTCCTATGGATAAGGCTACTTTCAATGCGGATGGGAAAAAGATTTTGAAGGAGGTAGACGAGGAGTTTGATTGGGACAGTTTAAGAAGAGAAGCGGAAGGCAGAGAAGGCAAAAGAGAGAAAACAGCAAGGTCATTGGACTCTGTTGACTGGGAAGCCATAAGAACTGCTGATGTCAATGAAGTTGCTGAAACCATTAAGAGCCGTGGGATGAACCATAAACTTGCTGAACGTATACAG GGCTTCCTTAACCGACTGCTAACAGACCATGGGAGTCTTGATCTGGAATGGTTGAGAGATGTTCCACCTGACAAAGCAAA AGAGTATCTTCTGAGCTTCAATGGACTGGGACTAAAAAGCGTGGAGTGTGTTAGGCTGCTAACGCTGCACCATCTTGCCTTTCCA GTTGATACCAATGTTGGGCGCATAGCGGTTAGACTCGGATGGGTACCCCTTCAACCGCTACCAGAGTCTCTTCAACTGCATCTTCTAGAAAT GTATCCCGTGCTTGAGTCTATACAGAAGTATCTTTGGCCACGCTTGTGCAAATTCGACCAAAAAACATT GTATGAATTGCATTACCAAATGATTACTTTCGGAAAG GTGTTCTGTACGAAAAGCAAACCCAACTGCAATGCTTGTCCTATGAGAGGGGAATGTAGACACTTTGCTAGTGCCTTTGCAAG TGCGAGGTTTGCATTACCTGGTCCAGAGAAAGGAATGGAGAGACCTGATGTTCCTCTACAGAGCCTACCAGAGCCATTGCGGAGACAGCAAGGGTTAGAAGTAGTCAACCACTCAGAAGCAGCAAATAGAGTCACAAGCTGTGAACCGATAATTGAAGTGCCAGCATCACCAGAGCCAGAGTGCGCAGAAGTTTCAATGGCTGATATAGAGGACGCTTTCTTTGAGGATCCTGAAGAGATTCCAACAATAAGGCTGAACATGGATGCATTCACAAACAACCTGAAGAAAATTTTTGAGCACAGCAAGGAACTGCAAGATGGAAACATGTCTGGGGCTCTGGTTGCACTTACCGCTGAGGCTGCGTCTCTTCCAATGCCTAAGCTCAAGAACATTAGCCAGCTGAGGACTGAACACCAAGT CTATGAACTTAAAGACGACCATCCTCTTCTAGCTCAG TTTGAGAAGCGAGAAACTGATGATCCATGTTCGTACTTGCTTGCTATATGGACACCAG GTGAGACGGTTGATTCCATTCAACCAACTAGAAGCAAATGCATTTGGCAAGAAGCAGGCAAAATGTGTAATGAGAAAACTTGTTTCTCGTGCAACAACATAAGGGAGACGCAATCACAAACCGTTAGAGGAACCATCTTG GTACCTTGTAGAACAGCGATGAGAGGTAGCTTCCCACTCAACGGTACATACTTCCAAGTCAACGAG GTGTTTGCGGATCACGAGTCTAGTCTAACGCCAATTGATGTTCCAAGAGACTGGTTATGGGACCTAGCTAGAAGAACTGTCTACTTTGGCACATCTATCCCATCAATCTTTAAAG gtttatcTACTGAAACAATTCAACAATGTTTCTGGAGAG GGTATGTATGTGTGAGAGGATTTGATAGGCAGACAAGAGCACCAAGGCCTTTGATCGCGAGACTGCACTTCCCTAAAAGCAAAATGAAGTCACAGGTTAATCCGGATGATGCATAG